From Desmospora profundinema, a single genomic window includes:
- the iscB gene encoding RNA-guided endonuclease IscB — protein MQRVFVLDSKKQPLMPCHPARARKLLSKGRAAVYRRYPFTIILKDREGGEVQPTEGKIDPGSKGTGVAVVAEFPRGREVVWAANLHHRGQAIREALTDRRAIRRGRRSRKTRYRPARFHNRRKPKGWLPPSLRSRVENIKNWMGRLLRYIPIQSIAVETVGFDTQKIQNPEIMGMEYQQGELFGYEVREYLLEKWGRQCAYCGKEGVPLEVEHIHPKSKGGSNRISNLTVSCRECNLDKDNQSIQVFLSKKPNVLDKILRQAKLPLQDAAAINAIRWAIGEELKAFGLPVTFWSGGRTKYNRICQGYEKDHWVDAACVGESGERVWIPERLTPLLIQAMGRGSRQMCRMDRYGFPRTSAKKNKRVKGFQTGDFVKAVVTKGKKAGTYVGRVAVRTSGSFNIKTNTQTIQGISCRTCRLLQRADGYHYSFAG, from the coding sequence ATGCAACGCGTGTTTGTCTTGGATAGCAAGAAACAACCCTTAATGCCCTGTCATCCGGCACGGGCAAGAAAGTTGTTGTCAAAGGGACGAGCGGCTGTGTACCGCCGTTATCCGTTTACCATCATTTTAAAAGATCGTGAAGGTGGAGAGGTGCAACCCACAGAAGGAAAGATCGATCCTGGAAGCAAAGGAACCGGAGTGGCGGTAGTCGCTGAATTTCCCCGTGGACGTGAAGTCGTCTGGGCGGCCAACCTCCATCATCGCGGACAGGCGATTCGGGAAGCCTTAACGGATCGTCGTGCGATCCGTCGGGGACGGCGCAGCCGCAAGACTCGGTATCGCCCGGCCCGTTTCCATAACCGTCGTAAGCCAAAAGGATGGTTGCCGCCATCGCTCCGCTCCAGGGTGGAGAATATAAAGAACTGGATGGGGCGGTTGTTGCGCTACATTCCGATCCAATCCATCGCTGTTGAAACGGTCGGGTTTGATACGCAAAAGATTCAAAACCCCGAAATCATGGGAATGGAGTACCAACAAGGAGAGTTGTTTGGATACGAAGTCCGGGAGTATCTGTTAGAAAAGTGGGGGCGGCAATGTGCCTACTGCGGGAAAGAAGGCGTTCCCCTGGAGGTGGAACACATTCACCCCAAAAGCAAAGGCGGCTCCAACCGGATCTCCAACCTGACCGTCTCTTGCCGGGAGTGTAACCTCGATAAGGACAACCAGTCCATCCAAGTCTTTCTCTCCAAGAAACCGAACGTGTTGGACAAGATCCTGAGGCAAGCCAAGCTTCCCCTTCAGGATGCGGCGGCGATCAATGCCATCCGGTGGGCCATCGGGGAAGAATTGAAAGCCTTCGGATTACCCGTTACCTTCTGGTCTGGCGGACGGACGAAGTACAACCGAATCTGCCAAGGATATGAGAAAGATCATTGGGTGGATGCCGCTTGTGTGGGAGAAAGCGGCGAACGGGTTTGGATTCCGGAAAGGTTGACTCCTCTCCTGATCCAAGCCATGGGGCGGGGTTCCCGTCAGATGTGCCGGATGGATCGATATGGGTTTCCGCGAACATCCGCAAAAAAGAACAAACGAGTGAAAGGCTTTCAGACTGGTGATTTCGTGAAGGCGGTTGTGACAAAAGGGAAAAAAGCTGGAACCTATGTCGGACGGGTAGCCGTCCGAACATCGGGAAGTTTTAACATCAAGACGAACACTCAAACCATACAGGGGATTAGTTGTCGAACTTGTCGCTTGCTTCAGCGAGCCGATGGATACCACTATTCGTTTGCGGGTTAA